From Zea mays cultivar B73 chromosome 3, Zm-B73-REFERENCE-NAM-5.0, whole genome shotgun sequence:
ACTAAAATTATCGGCCAACGCCGTAAAGCTTTTGCATGGGAGGCCTTTTGCCTCGGTTGGTGGCTTCAACTAGAACAATAGATTGATCTTATGTATCGAACGACACCACCAACGGGATCTAAATGTCAATGCTATATACTCTCTCTATTttaaaatatagttctttctaaCCAAATTTTTCCCGTCCACATTCATTCAAATGATAATGATCATAAATATACATGTAAACGAAGTTCATatgttgcttaataaatatatATATCAAAAATATAAGAACTAGCATTGGACTGTAGGACTTCTAGTTTCGGTTGAAGCCATGAACCAGTACTATAAAGATCTTTAGTCCAATGGCTAGGGATTTTTTTGTTCCGATTGGTGGCTCTAACAAGGACTAAAGATGACCTTTAGTCCTAATTAGAACAACAACCGGTACTAAAGGTCCCAACCTATAGGATCGGGAGTCTTTAGTCATAGTTGGTGGTTCCAACCGGGACTAAAACTCCCCCCATATATATTAGCTAGTTTTTTCCACTCTATCCcaagctctatatgcttagtggcTCTCAAAGCTCGTGAGTAGTCTAGGCTTCCACTCGGAGCTAGTCTTTGTCGTGATGGCGTCGACAAGGGTATGCTCTTGCATCACTTGATCTTTTGAGTGGATAGGGGGGCGTGATATCCTAGCCCTGGTTGATTATGTGATATCCTGGTCCaagacttaatagaattaatagagtactaaTACCAACAAGGTACATCTTTTttcagaagcctatctcgaaagaacctctaggTTAAGCATGCTTGGCCCAAAGCAATCTTCGGATAGGTGACCAGCCGGAAAGtcgtctcgggtgcgcatgagtgagggcaAAGTTtgcacaaaagacttgtgttggtctaTGAGGATGATCTATGATCCTAGAGGGTTTttaggagtaagtaccaccgaCCCGAGAGTGGAtggggtgttacaaatggtatcagagTCGATCCTCATGGTTTCACGAGCATGTTTGGGCTAGGAGTTTGGGCATATGGTgcttggtgcatgtgggcccatagTGGTCACACGCATGACATATGACGACACTGGACACACAGACGtgactaagaggggaggttcctagcTTGGGTTTGACCAACGAGTACTATGATATCCTAGCCCTGGTGGGTTGTGTGATATCCTAGTCTaagacttaatagaattaatagagtactctaccaacaaggtgcatcttttttcggaagcctatcccgAGAGAACCTCTGGGTTAAGCATACTTGGCCTAGAGCAATCTTGGGATGAGTGACCAACCGGAAAGTCTTCAAGGGTACTCATGAGTGAGGACACTatacgcacaaaagactcgtgttggactGTAGGGATTATCTGAGATCCTAGAGTGGTGCTAGAAGTAAGTATCACTAGTCCGAGAGTGGATGGGGGTGTTACAAGGGGTTCCCATATTCTAGCAAGGAAACATTGTGAGTTGTCAAGGGAAAGCATCCTACATAACCAACAACACTATCGAGCATATCATGGAATTTGACTAGCGTTTATTGACATTTGTAATTGAATAAGAGGCCCTAACTAAGAGCTCAAGGAGAGCCCTAAAGAAGTCCACACATCttctcaaaggaaagaaaaagatGACAAGGTCATTACCGTATAGTGACACTCTATGGTGAATTATAGGAACCGACAGTGGCATGATGATGTATCGCTGGTCAGCTTCAACGATAATAGAGTTCAACACCTCCATAACAACAACGAACAACATCGGGGAGATGGGGTCACCCTGCCGAAGCCCACGAGCGTGCTTGATCCTTCTCCCCGACCTACCCTTTACAAGAGTCTTCATTCTGGCTAGAGACAAAATGATTGAGATACTAACCGAATTATAACACCCTGTTGATTAGATTCACCCCATGCTACATAACAAACTAACAAAATCCTAGCTCATAGTTCAAAACACTCTCTACATTTCAAGTTATGTTTcgattagagatggcaatgggcaaTTCCTCCATTAGGGGACGGGAATGTAAACGGGGAAATTTCTTCCCCCGACGGGTAAACAGGGATGGGGATGGGAAAGCATTCTCCATCCCTTCCCCGTGGGACCCGTTAAACTTGTATATGATGATGTTTTCTTGTACCAGTTagtgataaaaataaataattatcatGTCAAGAGATGACTTATTGTACAAATATGTTCATTTCGATGTATACATAATGATTTATTATATCTGACAATGTGTATAAGCGATAATGTTTTGCATTAATAACAAATGATGTATGTCATAATTTTAATTTAAGCAAGGAAGGGGATCCTTGTCAGAAATTTATCCCCGCGGGAAACAGGGATGTGGAAGAAATGTTCTCCGCAAACATTCGTGGGGATCTCCGCGGTGACGAGGATAGAGAGGTATTCCCTTATGGGGAATTCTCCATTGCCTTCCCTAGTTTTGATGTTGATCATTAGTTTTTTTTAATAATATGTTATCAATTATTACAAAACCAAATTCTTACGTAAACACATATACTAGAAATTTGAAGTCCATAATGCATCTTTTACGCACTAAACATACATATGGTTTGAGTAATTCATGGTCATAGTTTGCAATATTTGTTTTCTAAAATCCTAGACGCACGttttgaaacagagggagtagCATTTAACATGCATAAAGATCATAGCAGCATGTTAACGAAATTATATGTATAAAGTTAAAGTGTCATGGTTATGATCTGTGTATATTAATTTGACTTTTTTTTGAAAGATTGACTTTGGAACACATGATTTCCAAAACGCAAGAATAAGAAAAACACTAGATTAGAATGCTCATGCCATTGTAATCCTACAAGAATTTATAACATAGGAAAGTCATAAAACATTGGACCATAAGCACGAAAAACATAGAAATGCAAGACACAAAGGAAAGAAAACATGAGGTTGGACCTCGTGCTTATTTTCCTCTAAAATTACTGTAAAGGATGTCATTCCATAGAAATTTTAATGGAGTTGATAAGATTTGATTCTTTGTTCCAAAGTCTATCATAGGAAAACTTTTCAATAGGAATTGAATCCTCTAAATTTACTTTGTTTTTCCTCCATTCCATTTTTGCAAACATCCGTTGTGAAATATATGTTCTGTACTATGTGAGTACCAAAACCAACAATTCATGCAAAACTGAAGATTTTTAGTTTAGATTCAGGGATCCATTGCAGGCATTCATATAGAAGTAGATCCTCAGAACACTTCTGTCTTTAATGTCGAAAACACGCATCATCTAATTTAATTTCTTGGCTCTTTACACTGACTTAATTGCATGCATTAACCACAGCGTGCGGTCCGCATCTGCTCAAGTGGACGCATTCACGTTATTATTTCTGCTGTGGCCACCGCAGCCGAAGCTGCAGTTGCAGTTAAGCTTGTCGGCCTGCACGTtcatagcagcagcagcagcccccGCCGCCGCTGCTGCCGGCGGAGCGGTGAGTGGAGCTCCGAAGCAAGAGAAGCTGCTGCGGTGCGTCGACTGCATCAGTGCGTCACCGCCACCGGCGGAGACTGCGTGACCGATGACATAGTCGCCGACCGCAGGCTGACGAGGAGGGCCCGGGTACGTCGCCGGCGGGTAGCTCATCGGGTGCAGTGTGGATGGCGCCGTGTAGAGGTAATGGTACGAAGGCTGCGACGATAGCCCCGGATGCACCGGCCGGAACGGGAGACACGGGTCGCCGACGCTGCTGCCACCGGTGGCGCTGGCGCCTCCCCGGAAGTTTCCTCCCAATACGGTCGGTGGGGCAGCGCCAGCCATATTTACATCCCTGAAACTGTACCCACATAATTGCAACGTGTGTGAGAAATACTGACAAACCCTAATCAAAGAGAAGGCGCGATATGGTGATCTTCTGCAGTAGATCGAGTGAGTATATGCATGCTTTACGTCATCGTCATCTGCGCTTGCGCCCCGATGGCGGCGAGGCTCTCGTTGCCGAAGACGAGTTGCCGGGCACGGTTGAGGGTTTCAGTCTCCCTCTCTGGAAGAGGAAGCCCAGAAATCAATATTAACAAACCCATAAAATACAAGGAAATGTAAGCATTGTGTAATGAGCTAGGGCTATAGTGGTGTATGATCTTGCCTTGTCGATGGCGGTTCATATGGCCGCCAAGCGCTTGAGACTTGCCGAACTTGAGGGAGCAAAACCGGCACTCATACACCTTTGCAGCATCGTCTTTCCCTCCATCGCCCTTCTTCTTTATCCCTGTCCCTGAACACACATACATTGATATCAGTCCCTTATGCGCTACAAAGTGTAGAAACTAGAAAGTGACTAGAATCTTTTATCCTTGATATTCTATATCATTTATGAGGAATCCTTCGCATCAACAGACTTAGCATATTAGTTCTGCAAACTAGGTAGCCGGAAATATTAAAAGGACAGAACTTTTAAAAAGCTAGAACTCCATTGCTGTTCAATTGCAGGACTTTCTTTCATGACGCAACTAGAACTACTTCACCTTCAAATCGAAGAAGAGAATATTAGTGCTGTAGTTCCTTACTAACTGCATGGGAGCTTGATGTGGCGGTGGTCGTGGAGCTCTCTACCGCTTGCTTGCCGTACTCCTCCGGCAAGTTGTTCAGGTCCAATGGGCTCCCTACTTGCCTCCTGGAGTCCACACGCCATGGGGACGAACAGACAAAACaaattaagttcttggcttcttggCCGGCCGAGGAGCGACAGTTctttttatgtatatatatagaacGAATCACAATGTTAATGCAGATCCTATATATACACAAGCATGAGCATATAGGATCTCAGATATGATGAACAAGATGTGTGCAACTACTACAGTAGAAGCAGCGAGGAAAAAATGGAGTAGCAAAATTGTGCGTAGTACAAGAACGATCTTGTCATGTAGACAAACAAGCTGTTCACGAAGATCCAGATTCCTGCCTTTTGATAGCACAAGCTGATTAAGAGCTCAGGCGCTCAGCACTATGCATGTACTAGCAAACAAAAAAACACCCAAGAGAAATGGCTGATGAACAGGAAAAAGAAGAGAACACAACAGATATGCACACATAAACAGGAAGCGCAcacacacagagagagagaggcaGACGACAATAGTGGCTCAGAAGAAGATATGCACAAGACATGGAGAAGAATAATGCAAGCACACCACCAGAAAAGTGACGAGGGGGTAGTTGTGGTTCTTACATGGTGGAGCAGCAGAGAGAGCAGGCCAGCGGGGAAGGAGACAGCTGAACACACTATGAGATGTGCAATGAAGATTTGGAAGGGGATTGAGGGAAAACAGAAGTGGCCGGAAGGGGATATATATCGGATGGTGGATTGGAGTTGTAGAAAGAGAAGGGACCGGGGAGCAggtaggagagagagagagatc
This genomic window contains:
- the LOC100280974 gene encoding JAG: MRQVGSPLDLNNLPEEYGKQAVESSTTTATSSSHAVRTGIKKKGDGGKDDAAKVYECRFCSLKFGKSQALGGHMNRHRQERETETLNRARQLVFGNESLAAIGAQAQMTMTFRDVNMAGAAPPTVLGGNFRGGASATGGSSVGDPCLPFRPVHPGLSSQPSYHYLYTAPSTLHPMSYPPATYPGPPRQPAVGDYVIGHAVSAGGGDALMQSTHRSSFSCFGAPLTAPPAAAAAGAAAAAMNVQADKLNCNCSFGCGGHSRNNNVNAST